The Apium graveolens cultivar Ventura chromosome 10, ASM990537v1, whole genome shotgun sequence nucleotide sequence CAACATACTGTTTATTTCCAGTTTCTTGAATAGATTATCAATACACAGTTTAAAAACACATAAGAAGTAAGACAAACTGTGGTCGGTGGAGCTCTATAGATTAATTTCTCTTATTTGTTGCAGGAAAATCTGAGAAACAGACAAGCACGAGTGACACAGAACAGATTGGAACTAAGACGTAAAATCTTTTGATACTTAATCATCGATTATAAATTATCCCCAGAATTTAACTCTGAGAGTTCTTCTGATTCATATTTGATTTCTTTTTAGTCGAGTTTAACATAAAAACTATTTTCAATGCAGTAGCATGTATTTCAAGGAAGCGCTACAGATGCAACTAGACGTCCAAAGGCGTCTTCATGAGCAATTAGAGGTATAAATTCATGAAAGCACTTTTGAGTAAAACATCGTCGAGGATAAGTATTGAATAGGAAATGTAGTAACTTCTCATCTCTTTAGAGTACTGACTAATATGCATGTGCATTTTGTTTGTTAAAAAGATTCAAAAACATCTGCAATTGAGAATAGAAGAACAAGGGAAACAGCTGAAGCAGATGTTTGATCTGCAACAACATAAAACCACAAGTGTTGTTGAATCTCAGAAGTCATCAACTGAACCACCACCCCC carries:
- the LOC141689121 gene encoding myb family transcription factor PHL5-like yields the protein MPDSAEGKSEKQTSTSDTEQIGTKTSMYFKEALQMQLDVQRRLHEQLEIQKHLQLRIEEQGKQLKQMFDLQQHKTTSVVESQKSSTEPPPPDDPLITKSDDNLQHLVEID